Proteins from a single region of Hyalangium gracile:
- a CDS encoding ADYC domain-containing protein, producing MGTKHVAVAALMSALVVGCGTSDQDSAFEPSVGTTEAALVVANGSQLNGSQLNGSQLNGPTLNQRLVSVSYAGAKRTGMGPLDEVWLEGSTLHGLLDTDELSGVDFQGMQFVGNLENGGTVTLRVDSVIPGSGAQQDVWSYKVSFQDPTDMKWYPICTGADGSPAGAIALENRWDYRQGVSGGGSKIHDATAFTFACEGAAIAKCVHYGYKPWQSVNGVSLEDYHQTCTRMIRADFCGNGTSYTQDGKWVNLYDSLNVQTDTESWTPEAEWNAQGASCFTSQTRATAPIQCADGRLVTSCGTSFSANTLLISETP from the coding sequence ATGGGTACGAAGCATGTGGCGGTGGCGGCTCTCATGAGCGCCTTGGTGGTGGGGTGTGGGACTTCGGATCAGGACTCGGCCTTCGAGCCTTCCGTGGGGACCACCGAAGCGGCGCTGGTGGTGGCCAATGGCTCGCAGCTCAACGGCAGCCAGCTCAACGGCAGCCAGCTCAACGGCCCGACGCTGAACCAGCGGTTGGTGTCGGTGAGCTATGCGGGCGCGAAGCGCACGGGCATGGGTCCGCTGGATGAGGTGTGGCTGGAGGGCTCCACCCTGCACGGCCTGCTGGATACCGACGAGCTGTCCGGCGTGGACTTCCAGGGGATGCAGTTCGTGGGGAACCTGGAGAACGGCGGCACGGTGACGCTGCGCGTCGACAGCGTGATTCCGGGCTCGGGCGCCCAGCAGGACGTGTGGAGCTACAAGGTCTCGTTCCAGGATCCGACGGACATGAAGTGGTACCCCATCTGCACCGGGGCGGACGGCTCGCCGGCCGGCGCCATCGCGCTGGAGAACCGCTGGGACTACCGCCAGGGCGTGAGCGGCGGCGGCTCGAAGATTCACGACGCCACGGCCTTCACCTTCGCCTGCGAGGGCGCGGCGATCGCCAAGTGCGTGCACTACGGCTACAAGCCCTGGCAGTCGGTGAACGGGGTGAGCCTGGAGGACTACCACCAGACGTGCACGCGGATGATCCGCGCGGACTTCTGCGGCAACGGCACCTCGTACACCCAGGATGGCAAGTGGGTGAACCTCTACGACTCGCTCAACGTCCAGACGGACACCGAGTCCTGGACCCCCGAGGCGGAGTGGAACGCGCAGGGCGCCAGCTGCTTCACCTCGCAGACGCGCGCCACGGCTCCCATCCAGTGCGCGGATGGCCGCCTGGTGACGAGCTGCGGCACGAGCTTCTCCGCGAACACGCTGCTGATCAGCGAGACGCCGTAG
- a CDS encoding nSTAND1 domain-containing NTPase, whose amino-acid sequence MASPASLTPPDSWTPPEEFDEYRLVRLIGRGRTGRVYLAHDTLLERPVAVKFIPALGQNALARFLVEARAAARIQHPNVVTLYRVGQLEDQPYLISEFIRGVSLDRLAKPVPSERALSIGKDLARGLSAAHRRGVLHRDIKPGNAVLTESGEVKLLDFGLAKLLDPTASTEDGKRPPRAPHPPELPADLDPEASPGFGARSLDGVFLPSLPRGALVGTPYYMSPEAWAGEELTARSDVYSLGVVLYELCAGKGPFRDVPWRELSDAVRSRDARPLAEAAPGIDAGLAGVIDRCLRREPSERYASAAAMLDALEQLGRDDGAAGAIPEGNPFRGLQAFEAEHRALFFGRRREQRAVLERLKGEPFLLITGDSGVGKSSLCLAGVIPLITEGALEDGRRWRSVRLVPGRRPVAALAAALAPVLEMEEEPLAEFLHAEPAGLARRLRAKLGAKDGLILYVDQLEELVTLSSPEEATQAGIALGELAEGVTGVRLLATGRSDFLTRLTSVAGLGAEVPRALYLLRALTPEEMREAIVGPARVKGVRFESEALVDTLVAATAATEGGLPLLQFALAELWEARDKAAEVITQAALDGLGGVAGALARHADAAVDSLLPDQRVAARGVLLRLITADGTRARKTDRELVGDDPRYRAALEALVRARLLVAREAEEGTSYEVAHEALVTGWKTLARWLVEAAERREVQSRLEAAAAHWERLGHTRDVLWGTRQLAETAVLDPGELTRREQDFLEASRRTVVRSRRARRALAAGFLVLLSLVYGGGRLRERWQLDQEVKEQLTLATAEFGMARQDHEALSAERATAFGHYDSGRKVEGDAAWARAKAQRPQVHHRFDQVAEYIERALWLAPDRHEARTLLASYLYERARLSEEEGELSLLPTLLQRLRLYDEDGSHMRKWNEPAHLTVELGAPGAQLEVRPVSYDGEGRPSVGEPLSEVTGSWREGPLPPGSYWLRASAPNHEPAVLPLRLTRGEQRRVSLPLLRQGTVPEGFAYVPPGKMLFGSAADDRVRRFFNALPIHEVEVPGVLISRHETTFADWIAFLEALPPKEREAHIPAVGPVFHGQMRLEQKNGVWHLRLQPSSVAYEARAGQKVRYANRDRRQEQDWLKMPVSGISFESAKAYARWLADSGRVPGARLCTELEWEHAARGADGREFPHGDRLGPDDANIDVTYGKQPGGFGPDEVGSHPASRSPFAVDDMAGNVWEWAYSATEPGKPVARGGSYYFGDISAHSTNRELPESSLRDQTLGMRVCADLP is encoded by the coding sequence GTGGCCTCTCCCGCCTCCCTCACGCCCCCCGATTCGTGGACTCCGCCCGAGGAGTTCGACGAGTACCGCCTCGTCCGGCTCATCGGCCGCGGGCGCACGGGGCGCGTGTACCTGGCCCACGACACCCTGCTCGAGCGCCCCGTCGCGGTGAAGTTCATCCCCGCGCTGGGCCAGAACGCCCTGGCCCGCTTCCTCGTGGAGGCCCGCGCCGCCGCCCGCATCCAGCACCCCAACGTCGTCACCCTCTACCGCGTGGGGCAGCTGGAGGATCAGCCGTACCTCATCTCCGAGTTCATCCGCGGCGTCAGCCTGGACCGGCTCGCCAAGCCCGTGCCCTCCGAGCGCGCCCTGTCCATCGGCAAGGACTTGGCGCGCGGCCTGAGCGCCGCCCACCGCCGCGGCGTGCTCCACCGCGACATCAAGCCCGGCAATGCCGTGCTCACCGAGAGCGGCGAGGTGAAGCTGCTCGACTTCGGCCTGGCCAAGCTGCTGGACCCCACGGCCTCCACCGAGGACGGCAAGCGCCCGCCCCGAGCCCCCCACCCACCCGAACTGCCCGCGGACCTGGATCCCGAGGCCAGCCCGGGCTTCGGCGCCCGCTCGCTGGACGGCGTCTTCCTGCCCTCGCTGCCGCGCGGCGCGCTGGTGGGCACGCCCTATTACATGTCGCCAGAGGCCTGGGCCGGCGAGGAGCTCACGGCGCGCAGTGACGTGTACTCGCTGGGCGTCGTCCTCTACGAGCTGTGCGCGGGCAAGGGCCCCTTCCGCGACGTGCCCTGGCGCGAGCTGTCCGACGCGGTGCGCTCCCGGGACGCCCGTCCCCTGGCCGAGGCCGCGCCCGGAATCGACGCGGGCCTCGCCGGTGTCATCGATCGCTGCCTGCGCCGCGAGCCCTCCGAGCGCTACGCCTCCGCCGCGGCGATGCTGGACGCGCTGGAGCAGCTCGGCCGGGATGACGGCGCCGCGGGTGCCATCCCCGAGGGCAACCCGTTCCGCGGCCTGCAGGCCTTCGAGGCCGAGCACCGCGCCCTCTTCTTCGGCCGCCGCCGCGAGCAGCGCGCCGTGCTGGAGCGCCTCAAGGGCGAGCCCTTCCTGCTCATCACCGGCGACTCGGGCGTGGGCAAGTCCTCGCTGTGTCTGGCCGGCGTCATCCCCCTCATCACCGAGGGCGCCCTCGAGGATGGGCGGCGCTGGCGGAGCGTGCGCCTGGTGCCTGGCCGCCGCCCGGTGGCCGCGCTCGCCGCCGCGCTGGCGCCCGTGCTGGAGATGGAGGAGGAGCCCCTGGCCGAGTTCCTCCACGCGGAGCCCGCGGGGCTGGCCCGGCGGCTGCGCGCGAAGCTCGGCGCCAAGGACGGGCTCATCCTCTACGTGGATCAGCTCGAGGAATTGGTGACGCTCTCCAGCCCCGAGGAGGCCACGCAGGCCGGCATCGCGCTGGGCGAGCTGGCCGAGGGCGTCACCGGCGTGCGGCTGCTCGCCACCGGCCGCAGCGACTTCCTCACCCGGCTGACGTCGGTGGCGGGGCTGGGCGCGGAAGTGCCGCGTGCGCTCTACCTGCTGCGCGCGCTGACGCCGGAGGAGATGCGCGAGGCCATCGTCGGCCCGGCGCGCGTGAAGGGCGTGCGCTTCGAGTCCGAGGCGCTGGTGGACACGCTGGTGGCCGCCACCGCCGCCACCGAGGGTGGACTGCCGCTGCTCCAGTTCGCCCTGGCCGAGCTGTGGGAGGCGCGCGACAAGGCCGCCGAGGTGATTACCCAGGCCGCGCTGGACGGGCTGGGCGGAGTGGCGGGCGCGCTCGCGCGGCACGCGGACGCCGCCGTGGACAGCCTGCTGCCGGATCAGCGCGTGGCCGCGCGCGGAGTGCTGCTGCGCCTCATCACCGCGGACGGCACGCGCGCGCGCAAGACGGACCGGGAGCTGGTGGGAGACGACCCTCGCTACCGCGCCGCGCTGGAGGCGCTGGTGCGCGCGCGCCTGCTGGTGGCTCGCGAGGCGGAGGAGGGCACCTCCTATGAAGTGGCCCACGAGGCGCTCGTCACCGGCTGGAAGACGCTGGCCCGCTGGCTGGTGGAGGCCGCCGAGCGCCGCGAGGTGCAGTCCCGCCTGGAGGCCGCCGCCGCGCACTGGGAGCGCCTGGGCCACACGCGAGACGTGCTCTGGGGCACCCGGCAGCTGGCCGAGACGGCGGTGTTGGATCCGGGCGAGCTGACGCGCCGCGAGCAGGACTTCCTCGAGGCCTCGCGCCGCACCGTGGTGCGCAGCCGCCGGGCGCGGCGGGCGCTGGCCGCGGGCTTCCTCGTGCTGCTGTCGCTCGTCTACGGCGGCGGGCGCCTGCGCGAGCGCTGGCAGCTGGATCAAGAGGTGAAGGAGCAGCTCACCCTGGCCACCGCGGAGTTCGGCATGGCGCGCCAGGACCATGAGGCGCTGAGCGCCGAGCGCGCCACCGCCTTTGGCCACTACGACTCCGGCCGCAAGGTGGAGGGAGACGCGGCGTGGGCTCGGGCCAAGGCCCAGCGCCCGCAGGTGCACCACCGCTTCGACCAGGTGGCGGAGTACATCGAGCGCGCGCTGTGGCTGGCCCCGGACCGGCACGAGGCGCGGACGCTGCTGGCCAGCTACCTCTATGAGCGGGCGCGCCTGTCCGAGGAGGAAGGGGAGCTGTCCCTGCTGCCGACGCTGCTGCAGCGCCTGCGCCTCTACGACGAGGACGGCAGCCACATGCGGAAGTGGAACGAGCCCGCGCACCTCACCGTGGAGCTCGGCGCGCCGGGCGCCCAGCTCGAGGTGCGCCCCGTCTCGTACGACGGCGAGGGCCGGCCCTCGGTGGGCGAGCCCCTGTCGGAGGTGACGGGCTCCTGGCGGGAAGGCCCGCTGCCGCCGGGCAGCTACTGGCTGCGGGCCAGCGCTCCCAACCACGAGCCGGCCGTGCTGCCCCTGCGGCTGACGCGCGGCGAGCAGCGCCGGGTGTCCCTGCCGCTGCTGCGTCAGGGCACGGTGCCGGAGGGCTTTGCCTACGTGCCTCCCGGGAAGATGCTCTTCGGCAGCGCCGCGGATGATCGCGTGCGCCGCTTCTTCAACGCCCTGCCCATCCACGAGGTGGAAGTGCCCGGCGTGCTCATCTCCCGCCACGAGACGACGTTCGCCGACTGGATTGCCTTCCTCGAGGCCCTGCCCCCGAAGGAGCGCGAGGCCCACATCCCCGCGGTGGGGCCCGTGTTCCACGGTCAGATGCGGCTGGAGCAGAAGAACGGCGTGTGGCACCTGCGCCTGCAGCCCAGCTCCGTGGCCTACGAGGCGCGGGCCGGGCAGAAGGTCCGCTACGCCAACCGGGACCGGCGCCAGGAGCAGGACTGGCTGAAGATGCCCGTCTCCGGCATCTCCTTCGAGAGCGCCAAGGCCTACGCCCGGTGGCTGGCGGACTCGGGCCGCGTGCCCGGCGCGCGGCTGTGCACCGAGCTGGAGTGGGAGCACGCCGCCCGAGGCGCTGACGGGCGCGAGTTCCCCCACGGCGATCGGCTCGGCCCGGATGACGCCAACATCGACGTCACCTATGGCAAGCAGCCGGGAGGCTTTGGCCCGGACGAGGTGGGCAGCCACCCCGCCTCGCGCAGCCCCTTCGCCGTGGACGACATGGCCGGCAACGTGTGGGAGTGGGCCTACTCGGCCACCGAGCCCGGCAAGCCCGTCGCCCGCGGCGGCAGCTACTACTTCGGGGACATCTCCGCGCACTCCACCAACCGGGAGCTGCCCGAGTCCAGCCTGCGCGATCAGACCCTCGGGATGCGCGTCTGTGCAGATTTGCCCTAG
- a CDS encoding response regulator — MSQSATKALPPVDEGASAEPSSSKKRVLVVDDFDDAREMYAEYLEFAGFQVETARNGQEAVEKAQEASPDIILMDLSLPVMDGWEATRLIKGDNRTRDIPVMALSGHVLAGSENHAKEAGADEFVAKPCLPQDLENKIRNMLKPSKPKDKR, encoded by the coding sequence ATGAGCCAGTCGGCCACGAAAGCCCTTCCCCCTGTCGATGAGGGTGCAAGCGCTGAGCCCTCATCCTCCAAGAAGCGCGTTCTCGTCGTAGACGACTTCGACGACGCCCGGGAGATGTACGCCGAATACCTCGAGTTCGCGGGCTTCCAGGTCGAGACAGCTCGCAATGGCCAGGAAGCCGTCGAGAAGGCCCAGGAGGCCTCTCCCGACATCATCCTCATGGACCTGTCCCTGCCCGTCATGGACGGCTGGGAGGCCACCCGCCTCATCAAAGGCGACAATCGCACCCGCGACATCCCCGTGATGGCCCTCAGCGGCCACGTCCTCGCAGGCAGCGAGAACCATGCCAAGGAGGCCGGCGCCGACGAGTTCGTGGCCAAGCCCTGTCTGCCACAGGACCTGGAGAACAAGATCCGCAACATGCTCAAGCCCAGCAAGCCGAAGGACAAGCGCTAG
- a CDS encoding carboxypeptidase-like regulatory domain-containing protein: MKKLVMALVSAMVIGCGDPEDANGDGIADGVQEPNNVSVVVPATPKGTISGQVLTTQQKPLPGAAVTLTIGSAAPKTVTADDSGNFAFTDVPAGAQVLLTFAKEGFASLRASSIIPNSAGNVPINNGNASFGPVLLSELNGQVKVLLVGPTGRPAEGARATLEVDPAGVVLFGLSEETSSKVVVEAVADAQGVLTFDRVPTPIEAQRLNGEYRLSVSPLDANGDGVFETGGLYTYYDAQTLLTGGTVKTESLPYGYATAGALSVTHSNVGSLKGTTSPIPSFAHPLFNMVRPGENIYIVFNQAVQANSVIVGLTDEYGSVSQGVTKTLSQGNTVLTLTPTQGIQVGKEYNLYIRAVALNGSANGGGSYSKTVPFFGGDAASPPNISIESIRFQDRPPSSPANVNGRLDPGETVYVVFNQAMGRYGSESAHVLFDADINSSGVVGDVGGEVGNKDGTGFLLTASEPLAPIQTKTPADKPVFTIYSSGYTTRYSFTYTGTQPLSPASAQISLKVTFANITEPATSGYASIWGVPQTVELTGNILPTSNIPPPAP; this comes from the coding sequence TGCAGGAGCCCAACAACGTCTCGGTGGTGGTGCCCGCGACTCCGAAGGGGACGATCTCCGGCCAGGTGCTGACGACCCAGCAGAAGCCTCTGCCGGGGGCCGCCGTGACGCTGACCATCGGCAGCGCGGCCCCGAAGACGGTCACCGCGGATGACAGCGGTAACTTCGCGTTCACGGACGTGCCGGCGGGTGCGCAGGTGCTGCTGACCTTCGCCAAGGAGGGCTTCGCGTCGCTTCGCGCCTCCTCCATCATTCCGAACTCGGCGGGCAACGTCCCCATCAACAACGGCAACGCGAGCTTTGGCCCGGTGCTGCTGAGCGAGCTCAATGGCCAGGTGAAGGTCCTCCTCGTGGGCCCCACGGGTCGTCCCGCCGAGGGCGCTCGGGCGACCCTCGAGGTGGATCCCGCGGGTGTGGTCCTCTTCGGGCTCTCCGAGGAGACCTCCAGCAAGGTGGTGGTGGAGGCGGTGGCGGATGCTCAGGGCGTGCTGACCTTCGACCGGGTGCCGACGCCGATCGAGGCCCAGCGGCTCAATGGGGAGTACCGGCTCTCGGTGTCCCCGCTGGATGCCAACGGTGACGGCGTGTTCGAGACCGGCGGTCTGTACACCTATTACGATGCCCAGACGCTGCTCACGGGCGGCACCGTCAAGACGGAGAGCCTGCCCTACGGGTACGCGACCGCGGGAGCGCTCTCGGTCACCCACAGCAACGTCGGTTCTCTCAAGGGCACGACCAGTCCCATTCCTTCCTTCGCCCACCCGCTGTTCAACATGGTCAGGCCGGGTGAGAACATCTACATCGTCTTCAACCAGGCCGTGCAGGCCAACTCGGTCATCGTGGGCCTGACGGACGAGTACGGCTCGGTCTCCCAGGGCGTCACCAAGACGCTGAGCCAGGGGAACACGGTCCTCACCCTCACGCCGACGCAGGGAATCCAGGTCGGCAAGGAGTACAACCTCTATATCCGCGCGGTCGCGCTCAACGGTTCGGCCAATGGTGGCGGCTCGTACTCCAAGACGGTCCCCTTCTTTGGCGGTGATGCGGCGAGCCCGCCGAACATCTCCATCGAGAGCATCCGGTTCCAGGACAGGCCGCCGAGCAGCCCCGCGAACGTCAACGGACGGTTGGATCCGGGCGAGACGGTGTATGTCGTCTTCAACCAGGCGATGGGCCGCTATGGGAGCGAGAGCGCCCACGTCCTCTTCGATGCTGACATCAATAGCAGCGGGGTTGTTGGCGACGTCGGTGGAGAGGTGGGCAACAAGGATGGGACTGGCTTCCTGCTGACCGCGAGTGAGCCGCTGGCTCCGATCCAGACCAAGACGCCCGCGGACAAGCCGGTCTTCACCATCTACAGCTCGGGTTACACCACGCGGTACAGCTTCACCTATACGGGGACCCAGCCCCTGAGCCCGGCGTCGGCTCAGATTTCGCTGAAGGTCACGTTCGCGAACATCACCGAGCCTGCGACGAGCGGTTACGCGAGCATCTGGGGAGTGCCTCAGACGGTGGAGCTGACCGGGAACATCCTCCCCACGAGCAACATCCCGCCTCCGGCCCCGTAA